Within Limisalsivibrio acetivorans, the genomic segment GATGAGAACACATATATGGTAACCATGGTGAGCCGCTTCAACAGGGCGTTCAAGGATGATGCGAGGATCTTCTCAAGCTCCAAGAACAACGCAACATTCCTCACCGCCTTCGAGCTTGAAGACACCATAAACATATACAATCTGAACAAATATGAGGACCACTTCTACGATGCCTGCCTGATCCACCTCCGCTGGCCCACAAGTGCCGGCAGAGGCCTTTGGTGGGGACCCCAGCCCATATCCCTCGGCGAGATAGCCGGTGTTCACAACGGACACCTTTCAAGCGACATGGCAAACGCCCGTGCCCTTGAACAGCTGGACATACCGCTTCATGTGGGAACAGATTCCGAGGCGATCTTCCTGCAAACTGGCTACCTACTCAGAGCGGGCTACACGCTTCAAGAGATAGAATGGATACTCTGCCGCAGATTCCCCGAGGAGGAGGCATCCATGCCCCTTGAGGAGCTTGAGCGGTACAAAAGGATAACAAACCACCCGATCCTCAACAAGATGAAGATAAGCGGCCCCGCCACCGCCATCAGTATGGTGGATGACGTGGTCATAGGCTATACGGACAGGGACCACCTCCGCTCCTTCAGCATAGGCACCAACGAAAAGGTAGCCCTGCTGGGAAGCGAGCAGAGGGCTGTTATCAGTGCGGCATACTTCATGAACGAAGAGCTTACCATGTACGACCCGGAGGCGGGCAAGATAGTCGCCTTCGAGGTTAAGGACAAGGAAGTTGAATGCCTCAGTTACGGCTGGAGGAACAATGGCTGATATAGTTAGACATAAAAACAACGTCGTAACAAGACGTTCCATAAAATACACCGAACCGGACAAAACGGGGATCTACGCCCAGGGTGCAAAATACTGGGTTGAAGTAACCGATGAACTCACAGAGCCGGGGCGTGGATGTGTTCACTGCGCAACATGCGTGGATGCCTGCACCCACAACCTCGCCAAACCCGAATCACCCACAGGCGTATTCTCCATGGAGGTTCGCTATCTGGACGAGGAGGGGAACCGTGTGAACATGGAGGCGGGGGACAGCGTTGCATTCATGGAGAAGATCCTCTGGATCAACCCCGATGAGTGCTGTAACTGCAAGCGATGTGTGAAGATGTGTCCCCAGCGTGCCATCAAGGTATACGAAAACCCTGACTACAACGATGTAGGGGTGAAGCTCACAGGCTCCGGTGTGATAAACGATATCATCAACAGGGCAAGCAATAAATCCACCGTATCGAGTGCTCACCTCGGTGCAACCCAATCCAAGATGGACAACGACTGGCTCATCGATGCGGCGGAGATCCTCTCACCCCAGCGTGACCACCTCCACGAGTTCGCCGGCCAGATTCGCCGTATGACGCTCGGCAAGAGAAACGCACGCTTCGAGTGCGACACGCCCATATTCGATGTGCACCAAAGCTACGGCTCCAACAGCCACGAGGCGATCCTCGCCCGTATGATGGCCAGTATCAAGCTGGGGCGTCCATTCTTCACAGGTGAGGGATACGTCCATCCCGATATGATGCCCGCCGCAAAATACTGCATCCTGCAGTTCGGCTCCGGAGGCTACGGCCCATGGCTGGAGCTGGACAAGTTCGCCGGAGTATCGATGAAGTACGGTCAGGATGCCAAGAAGGGTAAAGGGGGCAGGCTTCAGGACAAGAAGAACGATTACGAGATCGCCCTGCTCCGCTGTGTCGAGGCGCTTCGCCACCTTACAGCACCAAACCCCCAGCATCTCCAGTATTCCATCGAAGAACTCCCCATGCGTGTGGAGTCCCTCCGCTGTCTCCTTGGTGACGACAAGCTGATCGGTGCGGATGTATACGGAACGGCTTGGAACTTCCCCGAGATTGCCGTGGCCCTTGCAAAGGCAGGCTTCGACTACATAACCGTTAAGGCGGGGGACGGCTCCACCGGTGCGGCACACATGGTGGATATGCAGAACAGAGGACTCAATATCATATACCTCACACACATGGCGGACTACGCCCTTAGGCGTGAAGGTCTTCGAGAGCAAGTATCCATCATAGCCGAAGGGGGCGTTATGAACAGCTTCCACGCCTTCCTGACCATGCTCGCAGGTGCAGACTTTGTCGGAATGGGAATGCGTCATCTTCACGTACTTGGCTGTACCCTCTGCCGCAGATGCCATACGGGTCAGTGCGCATGGGGGATCACCTCCCGTAAGTACGGCCACCGCATAGAGCCGGAAACGGCCAGCGACAGCATGGCAAACCTTGTGGAATCCTTCCATGAGGATATGGAGGGACTCGCCGCAGGGCTCGGGATGACAACCCATGCGGATGTCGTCGGCGCAAGACGTTTCCGTTACCATGGAAGCGATCCACTCCTGTTCCAGACCTTCGGCCACGGGGAGTTCGATAAACAGGTGCCGAACTTCAAACAGACCGAGATGAACAATAAGCTCTTCCGCTCCGAAAAGGAAGTTGCAGAGGAACGCAGCGATAAATTCGAGGAGATCCTCTCAAATATCAAGGATGAGGAACTAACCATAGATATTGGCTTTGACCAGATAGAGAGCCTCGAGCTGAACTATATCATGAAAGAGGCTGTGCGAAGGGGCGTTAAGCGGTTCTTCCTCGACAACGTTATGGGTCAGCGTGTTATCGGAACCGGTATCGAGTGCGAGGAAATCACCGTGAGGGGACTCGCCGGAAACCACTGCTTCGGCTTCGTCCACGATGTTAAGATAAACGTGATACCAAACCATTCCACGAAGACCACCGTACCGGCAAATGCACAGGTGGGCGTTGCCAACACGTCAAACCCGTCAGAGATAAACATCGCCGGAGACGTGAGCGACCTTTTCGCCGCATACTCAGTGAGCGGTGTTTTCCGTGTGGCAAAGAGCGGCGGTGTGCGTAACCTACTTCTCATGAAAGCGGGGCTCCCCGATGAATGGAAGAATATAGATGTGGACCGTTTCGTAAACGCCGAGAAGGACGAGGTTCTCGCCGAGATTGTACGCAGGTATCAGAAACGTAAATCACTCAGAAACAAAATGAAGTGGCAGCAATTCCTCAAGATGTACGAGGAGAAACTCCTCAAGCGTACACCACCCGTCGCCATCTATGGCGTGGGCTCCGAAAGGAGGATGGGCGACTACTTCATGGAATACGCCCAAGGGGGCATAGGGATAATCCTGAACATCGCCAATAAGCAAAACCCCATAGGATACTACGTCTGCTCCGGCATGACAGCAGGAGCAGCCTATATAAGAGGTGAGCTAAGTGATGAACAGCTCGGTGTGGGGGTCCGCAAGATCGACTATCTCACGAGCGAAGACAGGGTGTTCCTACAAAAACATATCGATGACTATATAGCACAGTTCAAGGATGTGGATATCGATCAGCGTTTCAATAAGGCACTCAAAGAGTTCATTGAAGCGTATGAAAGCAACCCGGAGAAGATATTCTCCACCTTCTCAAAGATAATACCAAAGGCGACGGTCGCCGCGGTATCAAACGAATAAGATTCAATACAGCCCCCTGAGAACAGGGGGCTTTTTACGTTAAATAGTTCTTTATTTGTTCAAGAAGGATTGCGATCTCTTTAATGTCCACAGATACATAACCCATTGCCCTGTCAAAGATATTTGATATAATTGGAGATGCTATCACACTTAATATTTGATTAGTATCATTATTTACGATAATAGGACTATACTAGGTGCAAATGTTGCTGTAGCAGTAACAGTTGCTACAGCGGTTGCAATTGGATTATTTGCACAAGTCTCACAAGACCAGTCTCCAGAACTTGTTTTAACAGCTGATATTCCACCCTCTCGATCTGAAACAAACTCAGTTTCTAGCATTGAACCCATCGTCACCAAATCATCATGCATAGTATAACCTACCAACTGAACTTCTCACAAAGATGACAGTAACCTATCAATCTTTCTTTCTGCTCTCTATCTTTTCCTTAACAAGATTTCTAATATTCACTGCAGGTAGTAGCCGCATATCAGGAGGAAATGCTGAAAGTCTCTCATAGACTATACCTCTAAGAAGGCCGTAAATTATCGACAGACCACTGAGTATCAGATACTTCTTCTGCTCATCTTCCTCAAGATCTTCATCAACATCAAAGAATCCAGCGCAAACAATTCTCCCCTTAACATGTCCGGTTTCCTTGTCGCCGTTTATAACAAGACGAACCTCCAGTCCGTGCTCTATTTCATCGTTCACTTCACGGCTAATTACAGAATAATCCACATCAACATTAATACCGACATTCTCAGACCTGACATTAAAGCTGAAATCGGATTCCACCACAAAAAAATCTGTAATGGATATTGGCGTTTTATACACACTCCACCTCTGGCTCTGTATCCAGAATATGCGACTCGTCTGTATCTTCGTAATAATATTTGATATCTACGACATTGTTTTTTCTGCTGGAGATATCCAAGTTTTTAAGCTTGATACCCATATGGATATCAAGGGCTACTGCAACTTTGGCAATGGTTTTAAGAGAAATATTGTCTCCGCCGAATATCTTGGTTACGTATGCAGGGCTTACTTCCATTTTCTCTGCAAGGATTTTCTTAGTGTAACCTTTGCTCTCCATAAGCTCCTTGAGTGCGGTCGAAACCTGAAGCTTAACCATATCTGTCTGAATATCTATCTTAGTCTCTTTATCGTAACCTTTGTAATAGTCTTCTAAAATCATCTTCTGTCTCCTCGCATAGCCTGCAAGCCCGCTTTATACTCTCACTCTTCGATTTGCTCGAATTGGCCTGAACCTTCCAGAAAGATAAAATAAGCCAACACCCGTTAACTGACAGTGCCCCAGCTCTAAATGGCTTTGATTTAAGCTCAAACGCCTTTCCACCAAGATGTTCTATCTTTTCTGGATGGTTAATCCTTCTTCCACATCCCAGTAAATTAAAAAGGGCAATATACTTTCTCAGCACTTTGCCTGGACTGCTAATATCAAATACTTCATTAGTAATATCATTAAACTCTGATATGCCTTGTTCCGTTATGTAGACCCTCTCATTTATCTGATAAAAGTTTTGTCCGCCAACCTTATGTCCTTTCACAAACCACCGCTTAACTTATAAGTAAAATACGCACTGTGCGTACTTCTGTCAACAACTATCATCATCACAATACGAAACCTATTCACATTAGGCATAGTATCACAACAGGGATTTTTTGCCAAATATAGTGACTTATTTCGAATGTGATTCTGTGAAAAAATATAACTAAGGGGAAATTTTTAGGGAAAACTTTCCCCTTAGAATCCCCTTAAAAACCCATTTTGAAGATAATTATCAAGGTTGAAGCGAATAAAGCCAACATGGATGTTGGCCCTGAAGGCGAAGCTGAATTGGGCTCTGCTCAATTCACGAAGCCGGAAGTACGAGAGGGCAAAGTTTCTTTGCCCGAACAACAATGGAATTTCCATGGACGGGAAATTCCATAGATTAAATCAGCCAGGGAAATTCTCAGGATGATGAATTTCCCAGATTAATATAGAAAATCGCAGGGAACTTTTTAGGGAACAAAGTTCCCCGCACCCCTCAAAAACCCCTTTATCCGTCTGAATAATTTTCCATCCATGGAAATTTTTCTGCCGTTCGAAGAAAGTAATTTCCTTTACGCTCAAGAGAAAACAACGTAAGACGTGAAAAAGGTATTTCATTAACCGGAAGACTAGTAGTCCACAACCAGTTTTGTCACAAACGCTCTTAATCCTCCCCGAATGTTTTACAGCCGAATAAGCTCTTTTGGAACCGCCCGGAAGTTTTGGCCGTACGTGACAGATGTGTTAATCCTAAATATTGAATACTGGAATGCATGAGGTGCGTTTACACTCCTCAGCATCAGCAAAACTTCAGGTGGAAAAAGAGTGAAATGAGGGTACCGCCATCAATTACGAATTTATGATAATAAATGAGTAACTATGGGGGCTGGAAAACCCTGAGGGAAAGGTTTTGCATACTTTTGCGCCAAAAGTATGTGGCGCACAAGCGCAATACAAATATATTAGTGCCTATTTTCTAATGTGTTCTGTGAAAAAATATAACTAAGGGGAAATTTTTAGGGAAAACTTTCCCCTTAGAATCCCCTCAAAAACCCATTCTGAGGGAAATATTAAGGTTGCTACTCAACAGGCTTCCAGGGATGGAAGCCCTGAAGTGAAGAATATGGAGCTATGCTTCATATTCTGTAACGGAAGTAAGCGGAGCGAAGGCTTTGCCAGGTGTAGCGGCAGGGAAATTCTCAGGATGATGAATTTCCCAGATTAGTTTAAGGGAAAACTTTCCCCTAGAATCTCAACCCTCCCCTCTTAGCTTCCGTAAAGACCGAGACGCATCATCTCTTTAAAGATGCACTTATCCATAACGAAGGGTACATCGGCGTATTCGGCCATCTTCTTTGCCTCTTCGCTCTTCACCTCTTCCTGGAGCCAGATAAACCCTGCGCCCTTTTCGATAGCGGAGCGTGTTATATCCGGCGCATGCTCGCTTCTGCGGAAAACATCAACTATATCAGGGGTTACGGGAACTTCGGCGATGGAGTCATAAGCCTTAACGCCAAGCACCGTTTCCTCGACAGGGTTAACGGGGTAGCAGTCGTAACCGTTCTTCATGAGGTATTTCATAATACCGTTGCTGGCCCTGTCTTCTTTGTTAGAAGCACCAACAATAACAACGGTTTTCGCATTTGTAAGCAGTTCTTTTAATCTATCATCTGTGAGATTTCCCATGACAGCCTCCGTTAATATTCTTATATTATAATGTAACAGGAGGACATCAATGTTACAAGGTCTGTACAGCGCATCCACAGCGATAAACGCATATCAGAAAGTACAGAGTGTTACGGCAAACAACATCGCCAACGTGAACACGGGCGGATTCCAGGCCGGCAGGACTACTCTGGCCGATCTCCCCACAGGCGGAGTGCGCGTTAATTCCGTTGTAACAGATGACACCCCCGGCTACCTCATGAACACCAACCGCCCCCTCGACATCGCCATAGACGGTCCAGGATATTTCCGTGTGGAGAACGATTCAGGGCAGGACCTTACAAGGTCCGGCAGTTTCCGTATGGATGAAGAGGGGAACCTTGTGGATCCCGGCGGAAGCGTTCTCGCCTACGACATAGGCCCTGCTGATAGGGTAGAGATCGATAACGAAGGGAACATCTTTGCAGACGGAGATCTGAAAGGACAGGTAGAGATCGTGGATCGTTTCGGCGAACCGGTGGATAACCGTCAGTATGAGTTAAGAACCGGAATGCTTGAGGCCTCCAATGTAGATATGGCAAGGGAGATCGTGGACAGCGTGATAACCCTTGGCGGTTATAAATCAAACATCACCATGGCTCAGTCCAACGACGAGATGCTCGGAACCATCATAAACATGGTTGGCTAGTAGAAGAGACATCCCCGACAGCCGTTGTATTGCGACTCGGGAAGAATATCGATCTCTTTGTCGACCATATCCGAAAGCATACTGAACAGTGCCCCATTTGCCGCAACACCCCCGGCTGCATAAATCCTTGGGGCACGGAATCTTTTGATCAAAGGTAGAAGCCGTCTGGCGATGGACTCGTTCACCCCCGCCCCAATCTCTTCTGTAGTGCACCCTTCGGCAATCTTTCCGATAATCTCGCTCTCGGAGAATATGGCACATGTGGAGCTGAGTTTCACAGGTTTATCCTTCATAGCGGAAAGCTCATCCAGCGAAACATGCAGTATACTGCATGCGTTCTCCAAAAACCTCCCTGTGCTTGCGGCGCATTTATCGTTCATTACGAAATCTTCGATATAGCCGTCTTTTACATATATAACCTTGCTGTCCTGCCCCCCAACGTCAACGAGTATGAAGTCACTCTCACCCGTAGCTTCAAGCGCACCACGGAAATGCGCCTTTATCTCGGATATAACATTAGCGTTGGCAAAGCTCATCAGGTTGCGTCCGTATCCCGTTGCGGTTATAGC encodes:
- a CDS encoding glutamate synthase-related protein codes for the protein MADIVRHKNNVVTRRSIKYTEPDKTGIYAQGAKYWVEVTDELTEPGRGCVHCATCVDACTHNLAKPESPTGVFSMEVRYLDEEGNRVNMEAGDSVAFMEKILWINPDECCNCKRCVKMCPQRAIKVYENPDYNDVGVKLTGSGVINDIINRASNKSTVSSAHLGATQSKMDNDWLIDAAEILSPQRDHLHEFAGQIRRMTLGKRNARFECDTPIFDVHQSYGSNSHEAILARMMASIKLGRPFFTGEGYVHPDMMPAAKYCILQFGSGGYGPWLELDKFAGVSMKYGQDAKKGKGGRLQDKKNDYEIALLRCVEALRHLTAPNPQHLQYSIEELPMRVESLRCLLGDDKLIGADVYGTAWNFPEIAVALAKAGFDYITVKAGDGSTGAAHMVDMQNRGLNIIYLTHMADYALRREGLREQVSIIAEGGVMNSFHAFLTMLAGADFVGMGMRHLHVLGCTLCRRCHTGQCAWGITSRKYGHRIEPETASDSMANLVESFHEDMEGLAAGLGMTTHADVVGARRFRYHGSDPLLFQTFGHGEFDKQVPNFKQTEMNNKLFRSEKEVAEERSDKFEEILSNIKDEELTIDIGFDQIESLELNYIMKEAVRRGVKRFFLDNVMGQRVIGTGIECEEITVRGLAGNHCFGFVHDVKINVIPNHSTKTTVPANAQVGVANTSNPSEINIAGDVSDLFAAYSVSGVFRVAKSGGVRNLLLMKAGLPDEWKNIDVDRFVNAEKDEVLAEIVRRYQKRKSLRNKMKWQQFLKMYEEKLLKRTPPVAIYGVGSERRMGDYFMEYAQGGIGIILNIANKQNPIGYYVCSGMTAGAAYIRGELSDEQLGVGVRKIDYLTSEDRVFLQKHIDDYIAQFKDVDIDQRFNKALKEFIEAYESNPEKIFSTFSKIIPKATVAAVSNE
- a CDS encoding helix-turn-helix domain-containing protein, whose amino-acid sequence is MILEDYYKGYDKETKIDIQTDMVKLQVSTALKELMESKGYTKKILAEKMEVSPAYVTKIFGGDNISLKTIAKVAVALDIHMGIKLKNLDISSRKNNVVDIKYYYEDTDESHILDTEPEVECV
- a CDS encoding CoA-binding protein, whose translation is MGNLTDDRLKELLTNAKTVVIVGASNKEDRASNGIMKYLMKNGYDCYPVNPVEETVLGVKAYDSIAEVPVTPDIVDVFRRSEHAPDITRSAIEKGAGFIWLQEEVKSEEAKKMAEYADVPFVMDKCIFKEMMRLGLYGS
- a CDS encoding flagellar hook-basal body protein, yielding MLQGLYSASTAINAYQKVQSVTANNIANVNTGGFQAGRTTLADLPTGGVRVNSVVTDDTPGYLMNTNRPLDIAIDGPGYFRVENDSGQDLTRSGSFRMDEEGNLVDPGGSVLAYDIGPADRVEIDNEGNIFADGDLKGQVEIVDRFGEPVDNRQYELRTGMLEASNVDMAREIVDSVITLGGYKSNITMAQSNDEMLGTIINMVG
- a CDS encoding acyl-CoA dehydratase activase, whose product is MSRVGIDLGSRYVKAAVLRDEHVKLLRWDTAEFYRSFVKRRGGELYIELAAAGLPDDTAITATGYGRNLMSFANANVISEIKAHFRGALEATGESDFILVDVGGQDSKVIYVKDGYIEDFVMNDKCAASTGRFLENACSILHVSLDELSAMKDKPVKLSSTCAIFSESEIIGKIAEGCTTEEIGAGVNESIARRLLPLIKRFRAPRIYAAGGVAANGALFSMLSDMVDKEIDILPESQYNGCRGCLFY